One window from the genome of Salvia splendens isolate huo1 chromosome 9, SspV2, whole genome shotgun sequence encodes:
- the LOC121747591 gene encoding exopolygalacturonase clone GBGE184-like: MIKTCFLCLLVSHVMLGIDGAPKGRILQGEAVFDITNYGAKGDGTTDDAMALIQAWRAGCDGTGAARILVPAGKSFMMGEVILSGPCKAVKPIVLDIQGTLNANPDPSSYSNMMWILIEHVDGMIVTGGGTIHGQGQNVWKYADEGNRMPVSFTFQSSQNGDINNLNFVDAMGFHTKLIDSIDLKVSKLKITAPDESPNTDGMHFSNATNVDMSDCVIGTGDDCISIGTGSKNMLFQRIQCGPGHGLSVGSLGKRPDELPVGNITFLNCSLTGTTNGARIKSYHDSPELTADHIIYKDIIMDNVKNPILIDQHYDSKTKKEQSNVKITDVHFINIKGTTISKVPILLNCSSKYPCDNIELADIDLKPVPPLTESSSECVSTTNLKVTGTIIPPAPTACTVP; the protein is encoded by the exons ATGATCAAGACATGTTTTCTCTGTTTATTGGTTAGCCATGTTATGCTGGGAATTGATGGTGCCCCCAAAGGCCGCATTCTGCAGGGCGAGGCCGTTTTCGATATCACAAACTACGGAGCTAAGGGCGATGGCACAACAGATGATGCAATG GCATTGATTCAGGCATGGAGGGCGGGATGCGATGGTACTGGGGCAGCTAGGATTCTAGTCCCGGCCGGGAAATCGTTCATGATGGGAGAGGTGATCTTGAGTGGGCCATGCAAGGCGGTGAAGCCGATTGTCCTCGACATCCAGGGCACCCTCAACGCCAATCCGGACCCCAGCTCCTATTCCAACATGATGTGGATCTTGATAGAACATGTCGACGGCATGATTGTCACTGGTGGAGGCACCATCCACGGGCAAGGACAAAATGTTTGGAAGTATGCTGACGAGGGGAACCGTATGCCCGTT AGTTTTACATTCCAATCATCCCAAAACGGAGACATAAACAACCTAAATTTCGTGGATGCAATGGGATTCCATACCAAATTGATCGACAGCATCGACTTGAAGGTGAGCAAGTTGAAGATCACCGCTCCCGACGAGAGCCCCAACACCGACGGAATGCACTTTAGCAATGCCACGAACGTCGACATGTCCGATTGCGTCATTGGGACCGGGGACGACTGCATCTCCATCGGGACTGGTAGCAAGAACATGTTGTTCCAGCGAATCCAATGCGGCCCCGGACACGGACTCTC TGTGGGGAGCTTGGGCAAGCGGCCTGACGAATTGCCCGTCGGGAACATCACCTTCCTCAACTGCAGCCTGACGGGGACCACAAACGGCGCGAGGATCAAGAGCTACCACGACTCGCCCGAGCTCACCGCTGACCATATCATATACAAAGACATCATAATGGATAACGTCAAGAACCCCATCCTCATCGATCAACATTACGACTCCAAGACCAAGAAAGAG CAATCGAACGTGAAGATCACTGACGTCCACTTCATAAACATAAAGGGCACGACCATCTCGAAAGTTCCAATTCTATTGAACTGCAGCTCAAAGTATCCATGCGACAACATTGAATTGGCCGACATTGACTTGAAACCGGTGCCTCCGTTGACCGAGAGCTCGTCGGAGTGCGTCAGCACTACCAACTTGAAAGTCACCGGCACCATAATCCCGCCAGCTCCGACTGCTTGTACTGTCCCTTAG